GGGTTAAACGAGGTGCCGCCGGGTTTTTGCGCCACTGCCAAAGCTGCCGACCGTGCTAACTGGTTGCATTGCCCTTCAATAAAATTGTCAAAAGTAAATTTTGGTATTAATTGCGAGTCAAACGGCAACATAGGGCTTATGCCCGGAAAAGCAAAAGGGTTTTGGTACGGTATATTTGGCTTGCCGTTTTGCCTGTCATTAAAGGGGTGCTTGCCATTAGTGCCCCCTGGGTTTTGCTGCGGTTGATTTTTATTGAAATTAGGAGGGCTAACAACGCCTTTAGTCATCATATTTAGCGACTGTTTATTGTCTCTGTCTATTACTACCTGATACATTAATTGAGCCTCGGTGCCTAACTCTTTGCGAAGGGCGGTATGAATTTCGGCCACAAAGGTCTCTTCCAAATATTCGTAAAAATACGAACTTGGTACCTGAATGGTTAAAATAGTGTTTTCAAGTGCTACCGGTTTAATAGGTAAAAACCAGGTATTGAAACTTCGCTCGTTGTTAATTAAATTACGTATTGTATGGAGGCAATTACCCCATACGGTCTGACAGGATAGCAACATAGCCTAACCGTTTAATATAGAAATGCTACTTATAAAATAAAAGCAGCGCAACAAAAATTATGAATAGTACCAGAAAATAAATTCCGGAAAATTGATTTACAAATAGGGAACAAGACGCATCAAAGGCATTAATTAGCACAAGGCTTACATAGAATCATATTATTATCTTATTAAGTCAAATAAATGATACATTTGTAAATCGGACTGCTAAGATGCAGCCTTTTTATGAAACAACAAAAACTTTTTTTTGCCTTTTTTTTACTTTTTAGTTTGAAACACAAAGACAAACCTGCAAATGCCAATAAAAACCAATTAGTTAAAATAAAATTTAACGCACACTTATACAAAATAAGACTTTTGGTATTAAAATTATTAATTAAGATAAAAATTAGTAAAAAAATAAAAAATAACATAATAGTAATAAATATTTATTTCAGACAAAATTTTATTTTTAGAATATCCACCTAATTGTATTGTTTAAATAAGACATGTGATGTTTAAGAAAAAAATTAAACTTTATTATCTCCAAACTATTTTTTTTGTCTTTTTATCCGGATATTTGACGCTCCTATAGATCGCTTTTTCTGTTTCAAAATAGCTCCCTATGCAAAAACTTTTACCCGACTTTATACCTTGCACCTTTATTAAAATTTCACTGTTTTTAGCGCTATTTTGTAGCGCAACAATCACCCTGTTAGCGCAATACAGCGAGCCCGAACAAAACTGTATTGGGGCAATACCTGTTTGCCAAGACAGTTATACCCAAAACAACTCGTACACCGGTCCTGGTAGCTTTGTTGACGTAGTACCTTACGAAACCTGCCTGCTTACCGGCGAAACAAACTCGGTTTGGTACATTTTTACTGTTCAAATAGGCGGCTCATTTGGTTTTACCATTAATACCACTTACGACTACGATTTTGCTATGTGGGAAGTTAGTGCGGATGGCTGCGCTGCCGTTCAAAACAACGACCCTATCCGATGCAATTACTCCGATGACTACGGCAATACCGGCCTTGACTACAACAATACCCAATCCGGAAACCTCAGTTACTCGGCCAGCCAGCCGCCTATTATGCCCGGTATTGATGTTACCGTTGGTCAAACCTTTGTATTGGTAGTAAACAATTTTACCGGCGATAATAGCGGCTATTCTATTACATTTACCGGATCTTCTTCTATTTTTGATAATGTGCCACCCACCTTTACTATTGACGAACCCTGCGCACCCGGCGAAACCATTACCGTTTACCCCAACGAACCTATTGATTGCAGTTCCTTGTCGGCAGCTGCATTTACCTTGTCGGGCAATGGCGTTGTTACTAATGTTACCGGCCAAGATTGTGGCGATTTTACTACTTTGCTGTTTGTAGAATTTGACTTAACCGGAAACCCATCCGGAACTTATACCCTTACCCCTAATGGCGTAAAAGATATTTGTGGTAACCTGATGACGGGAACTGCCACATTCGAGTTTGAAGATATTCCCGAAATAACTCCAGCAAACCCAATATGCGAGGGGCAAGGAACTTCGGTAACATTAACCGCCAATGTGTCCGGAACATGGAGCACAGGCGAAGTTGGCAGCTCAATAACGGTAACGCCTACGCAAACCACTTCCTATTCCTTAACAGCAGGCGCACCTCCTTGTCAGTTTACCGTTGTCGAAACGGTAATAGTTAACCCAATGCCCTTTGCCAATATTACCCCAAAAAATCCGGTAGTATGCGGCGGCGGCGACCTTGTTCTTAGCGTAGCTACCCCCGACGGTGCAACGGTGTTATGGACTGCCGGCGAAGATGCCGTAGGCCAAACCACTAACTCAGTTACAGTTTCGCCAAGCACCACCCAGGTTTATACCGTCGAGGTAACATTAAACGGCTGCACCACCACAGCATCTACTACTGTTTACTCCAACGAAGAGCCAGCCAGCCCAACCTGCGTAAATGTGTATGTTACCAACGCTGGCACCGGCGACGGCACGGTCGAAAATCCGGCCAACCTTAGCGCAGCACTCGGCATGATTACTTGCGCGGAAGGAGTAATAAAAATGCAAGTAGGCCAATACGATATAGATGCCCCCATTACCGTTCCAAGTAACGTAACCCTCGAGGGCGGTTATTTAAGCAACTGGACAAAAACTAGTACTACCGGTATATTAAGCAATACAACTATTATTAACCGCACTGCCAATGGCAGTTTCCCTTGGGATGGCTTAGCTACCCCCGAGGCACCAGCCCTTATTGCGTTGGATATTAACTCGCAAACTAATTTTCGATTACAAGACTTGACAATAACAACTGCCAATGCGCCTTCGGCAGATGCCATACATCGTTCTGGCGTTAGTACCTACGGTATCCGGATGGTTAACTGCAACAACTATCAAATTGTGCGCTGCCGTATTTTGCCCGGCAATGCCAGCAACGGCGTAAATGGTGCTAACGGAAACAATGGCACAGCAGGCGGTAATGGTTCGGCGGGGGCAGCAGGTGGCCAATGCTCTTTGTGCAACTCAACAGGCGGTGCCGGCGGCAGTGGAGGCACCTCGCCAACAGGTAATACAGGTGGCAATGGTGGCAAAGGTGGCGATGCCGATTTTATTCTTGCCCCTTGTGGGTTTTTTCCTTTCGGGCCATGCCCTAACGGCGATAATGGCATTACCGGGCAGCCCGGTTTAATTAGCGGTGGACCCGGCGGTGCTGGTGGCAACGGCTTTTTTGAGTTTGTAGGCGGCGGCTGCGACAACCCCACTTTTCCCTACGATGGTAGCAACGGCACAGCCGGCACAAATGGCAGCAATGGCAGTAATGGCAGCAATGGTACCGTAACCTATTCGAGTGGCTATTTTGTACCAGCAAGCGGCGCCAACGGCACAAACGGGACTGATGGAAAAGGCGGTGGTGGCGGTGGCGGTGGCGGCGGCCAAAATGCAACGCTCGGCAGTGTTGATGCCGGTGGCGGCGGCGGCGGTGGCGGCGGCGGCGGCCAAGCGGGCACCTTTGGTGAAGGTGCGGGCGGCGGCGGTGCCTCGTTTGGTGTTTACACCTATACCAACGGCGCGGGCGGCAGTATTACCGATTGTAATATTGTTGCCGGAACCGTAGGCTCGCCCGCCACATTTGGTACGGGCGGCACCGGTGGTGGCGGTGGTACAGGTGGCGGCGGCGGTAGCGGTAACTGCGAAGGCGGAGATGGTGGCGCAGGGGGCGCAGGCGGTAGTGGAGGCGCAGGCGGCACCGGCGGCACCGGCTCGGCAGGGGTAGCCCAAACAACCTACAACGATGCTAGCAATGGCGGCGCAGCACCAAACCTCAATAATATTAGCTTTAACATAACTGCTCAGCCTGTAATAACTTACAGCGCCGGAAGTTGCACGAATACCGGTGTAAATTTTACGGCAACTACATCCGGAACTTGGAACTTTGGTGCAGGGGCAAGTCCGGCAACAGGTACAGGCAGTAATGTAAACACGCAATACGCATCTACAGGTAGAAAAGATATAACCTATAATGCAAACATCTATACCGGCTTTGCAAATATTGTTTTAGACGAAACTATTGATGCCGTTATTTATTGCGATGCACCTCAAATTAGCACAAATCCCGATGAATACCAAATATGTGAAGGTGATTTAGTTGATTTACAGGCAGGGCAAACCGGATTTGAATATCAATGGGACTTCAACAACGACAATAATCCGGAATTTACCACTGAAAATGTTACTGATTATACTTTTTCATTAGCAGGCTCGCCTCATTTAGTACGCCATCGGGTTCGTACTGAGTGCTGCGGGTGGTCGGCATGGGTTGAGGCCACTATTTTTGTTCAACCAATACCAAGTTTTACTATGCCCGCTAATACCTATGTTTGCGGACTAAATGGCTCCACCACTTTAACAGTTACCAATTTAACCGATGTGGACCCGCTAAATGTATTTTGGAGCCCGGGAACAGGTTTAGATGCACCAAACAGCACAACCACCAATGTATCCGGAATTTCGGGCAGTATTACCTATACTTTTACGGCCTATAATCTGGCAGGTAACTGCTACAATACTGGACAAGTAACGGTATCTGTAGCCGAACCCATTAGCGTTGCCCCTGCCATTACCGATGCTTCGTGCAACCTAAGCAACGGCAGTATTGCCATCACTCCGGCAGATATTACAGGCGGTATTGGCCCCTTTACTTATCTTTGGGACAATGGCAGCACCAATGGCACACGCAACTCGTTGCCAACAGGTTCATATAGTGTTACCATTACCGACCAAACTACAAATTGTGCGTGGCCTTTTGAGTTTAACGTAGGGCCAGGCCTCTCGCTTATTGCCACCGCTAAAAGCATTGAGGCCAATTGTTCGGGCGCTGTTGAAGCCGAGGCGCTAATTCAATGGATTAATGGCACGGGGGGCTATACTATCACTTGGTCAGGTGCTGGGTCGGGTAGTGCCAGCGCAGCACCGGGCGATACCGCCAAATGGATTGGCCCCTTGGTATCGGGCACCTATAATGTTACCGTTACCGATTTAGGAAATAGCAACTGCACTTCATTATTTAGCTTTGAGGTAATTGATGCCGCCCCTATTGATATTAGCCTTGTAAGCCAAACTAATGCTTCGGCCTGTACTGCTGCCGATGGCGCGGCTACGGTTACAGCATCGGGCGGAGGAGTGCCTCCCGACGGCGGTGAGCAATACAATTACCAGTGGAGCCACGACCCCAACCTGCATAACCCAACTGCAACCGGGCTAAGTGCTGGCAACTATACGGCTTATGTTTACGATTATTTGGGTTGTGTTGACAGCGTAGTAATTACCATTGCGCAGCCAGCACCTACGTTTAGCGTATTGCCAATTCCTCCACAATGCAATGGCAATCAGCTAACCCTTAGCGACTACAACGGCCCAAATCCGGGAACGTTTACCTGGTTTGATGATACTCCGAGCATAGGCAATGTGGTAAACACTGTAAATGTATCAGGAACTGATATTTATTGGGTGCTTTACGAAGAATCCGGATGCAGTGATTCGCTGCAAGTAACCATAACCTTAAATATACCAGGCTCGTTTAGTATTAATCCGGATACTACCGTTTGCCAGGGTTCGGTATTGTATCTGCCCGATTTAATTGAAAGTGGTAGCGGCACCTTTACCTTTTATGGTGCCGACCCACAATTTGGAGGGGCACCACTTTCGGACGATTGGAACGCCAGTGTTTCTACCTTAATTTGGGTAGAATACAACGAAAACGGATGTGTTGCCCTTGTGCAGGTTGCTGTAACAGTAGCCAATAATCCCGCACCAATAATATTATCATCCGGATATTTATGTGAGGGCAAAAGTATCACCCTCTCGGCCAGTAAAGGTTTTGATACCTATTTATGGTCGCCAAATGGCGAAACAAAATCAGATATTATTATCACAAGCGGCGGTACTTATGGTGTAACGGTAACCGACCAAAATGGCTGCACCGGCCAAGCAAGTATTGATGTTGAAGAAATTGTATTAGACATTAATGCCGATGTTACACCTTACGAGTGTGGTGTGGGTGGCAGCATTACCATTACAATGGGCGGCAATGGCAGTGGTATGTATCAATACCAATGGTTAGGCCCTACTGTTTTAGACAACGTAAACCAAGCTAACGGCTTAATGCCGGGCACCTATATTATTACCGTTTTAGATTTAGTTACCGGATGCGTGGCCACCGAAACAATAGTTGTACCGCCCGGAGCAGATGCGATAACCGCCTCGGCAATAACAACCCCTGAAACCTGCGCTGGCTTAAACAACGGCAGCATTGACCTAACAGTAATAGGCGGTACTCCGGGCTTTACTTTTAACTGGTCGCCGGCATTAGGCAATATAGAAGACCCCGCTAATCTATCACCCGGATTATATTCTGTTACCATTACCGACTCAAAAGTGTGCACCTTTAGTTTATCGAATATTAACGTAGGAGCGGCAACTCCTTTGCAGTTTAATGCTATTCAACCCTATACTATTTGTGCCAATAAAACTTTTAACTTAGCCGACTTAAACGGAACAAACGATGGAGGGATTTTTACTTGGTACGCCAACGATTTTCCACCAAACGGCACGCTTATTACTGCCGATGCTGTTACTACAAACACTACCTACTATTTGGTTTATGGCAATAACGGCTGTACAGCTACTGCTACGGCAGAAGTAACCATAGCTGCCCCGCCTTCGTTTACCGTTACCGCTAATCCTATTGATGCTTGCGAAGGCGACTTACTAACGCTTAGTGCCTACAACGGCCCCGAATCGGGCACTTTTACCTGGTTTAATGGTTTGCCTTACCTAAGCAATACAATTACCACAATAACAGCCGTTGGAGGCAGTAGTGTGTGGGTATTATACAACGAGAACGGCTGTACAGACTCGTTGCAAGTTAGTATTAATACCGTTATCCCGCCCACTATTGATGTGCTAAATACCGCGATTGTTTGCAGCACGACTGCCGATGGCAATTCGGAAATTGATTTAGATTCCTTAATTGCTGCCAGCACATCCGGAGTTTGGAGTGGTTCGTTACCATCCGGGGCATCCGGAACTTTGCCCAATATTGACTTCGATGGTGCTTTGCCTGGTGTTTATACTTTTACTTACACGGTAAACTCACCTCCTTGCGCACCAGTAAGTGCCGATGTAGTAATTAATGTGCAAAACTGTGCTTGCCCCGATGTTAATATTTTGCCCCCACCTATACTTTGTGCTAATAGTGTTAATGGCAGTTTTGATTTAAGCACTATACAACCTAATGAGCCCGG
The sequence above is drawn from the Sphingobacteriales bacterium genome and encodes:
- a CDS encoding SprB repeat-containing protein translates to MQKLLPDFIPCTFIKISLFLALFCSATITLLAQYSEPEQNCIGAIPVCQDSYTQNNSYTGPGSFVDVVPYETCLLTGETNSVWYIFTVQIGGSFGFTINTTYDYDFAMWEVSADGCAAVQNNDPIRCNYSDDYGNTGLDYNNTQSGNLSYSASQPPIMPGIDVTVGQTFVLVVNNFTGDNSGYSITFTGSSSIFDNVPPTFTIDEPCAPGETITVYPNEPIDCSSLSAAAFTLSGNGVVTNVTGQDCGDFTTLLFVEFDLTGNPSGTYTLTPNGVKDICGNLMTGTATFEFEDIPEITPANPICEGQGTSVTLTANVSGTWSTGEVGSSITVTPTQTTSYSLTAGAPPCQFTVVETVIVNPMPFANITPKNPVVCGGGDLVLSVATPDGATVLWTAGEDAVGQTTNSVTVSPSTTQVYTVEVTLNGCTTTASTTVYSNEEPASPTCVNVYVTNAGTGDGTVENPANLSAALGMITCAEGVIKMQVGQYDIDAPITVPSNVTLEGGYLSNWTKTSTTGILSNTTIINRTANGSFPWDGLATPEAPALIALDINSQTNFRLQDLTITTANAPSADAIHRSGVSTYGIRMVNCNNYQIVRCRILPGNASNGVNGANGNNGTAGGNGSAGAAGGQCSLCNSTGGAGGSGGTSPTGNTGGNGGKGGDADFILAPCGFFPFGPCPNGDNGITGQPGLISGGPGGAGGNGFFEFVGGGCDNPTFPYDGSNGTAGTNGSNGSNGSNGTVTYSSGYFVPASGANGTNGTDGKGGGGGGGGGGQNATLGSVDAGGGGGGGGGGGQAGTFGEGAGGGGASFGVYTYTNGAGGSITDCNIVAGTVGSPATFGTGGTGGGGGTGGGGGSGNCEGGDGGAGGAGGSGGAGGTGGTGSAGVAQTTYNDASNGGAAPNLNNISFNITAQPVITYSAGSCTNTGVNFTATTSGTWNFGAGASPATGTGSNVNTQYASTGRKDITYNANIYTGFANIVLDETIDAVIYCDAPQISTNPDEYQICEGDLVDLQAGQTGFEYQWDFNNDNNPEFTTENVTDYTFSLAGSPHLVRHRVRTECCGWSAWVEATIFVQPIPSFTMPANTYVCGLNGSTTLTVTNLTDVDPLNVFWSPGTGLDAPNSTTTNVSGISGSITYTFTAYNLAGNCYNTGQVTVSVAEPISVAPAITDASCNLSNGSIAITPADITGGIGPFTYLWDNGSTNGTRNSLPTGSYSVTITDQTTNCAWPFEFNVGPGLSLIATAKSIEANCSGAVEAEALIQWINGTGGYTITWSGAGSGSASAAPGDTAKWIGPLVSGTYNVTVTDLGNSNCTSLFSFEVIDAAPIDISLVSQTNASACTAADGAATVTASGGGVPPDGGEQYNYQWSHDPNLHNPTATGLSAGNYTAYVYDYLGCVDSVVITIAQPAPTFSVLPIPPQCNGNQLTLSDYNGPNPGTFTWFDDTPSIGNVVNTVNVSGTDIYWVLYEESGCSDSLQVTITLNIPGSFSINPDTTVCQGSVLYLPDLIESGSGTFTFYGADPQFGGAPLSDDWNASVSTLIWVEYNENGCVALVQVAVTVANNPAPIILSSGYLCEGKSITLSASKGFDTYLWSPNGETKSDIIITSGGTYGVTVTDQNGCTGQASIDVEEIVLDINADVTPYECGVGGSITITMGGNGSGMYQYQWLGPTVLDNVNQANGLMPGTYIITVLDLVTGCVATETIVVPPGADAITASAITTPETCAGLNNGSIDLTVIGGTPGFTFNWSPALGNIEDPANLSPGLYSVTITDSKVCTFSLSNINVGAATPLQFNAIQPYTICANKTFNLADLNGTNDGGIFTWYANDFPPNGTLITADAVTTNTTYYLVYGNNGCTATATAEVTIAAPPSFTVTANPIDACEGDLLTLSAYNGPESGTFTWFNGLPYLSNTITTITAVGGSSVWVLYNENGCTDSLQVSINTVIPPTIDVLNTAIVCSTTADGNSEIDLDSLIAASTSGVWSGSLPSGASGTLPNIDFDGALPGVYTFTYTVNSPPCAPVSADVVINVQNCACPDVNILPPPILCANSVNGSFDLSTIQPNEPGNWKILAAPFGLPAAFIAGQLFDASNAPAGNYTLEFTLATAPPPGCPAANTVVVTVNAPANAGTGQSIVLCTTDSNLIILTDFLVDADAGGTWSLNSGSANPATDTFDPVLGIFVAQGNIPSTFIFDYTVAGTTPCPNQTTTVTITLEAQASAGSGGSLEVCNNNTLPINLFDLLSNADPGGTWALTSGNLDIPLTPNNMDFTNHPPGTLIFTYTQAGNSNCAPDETTVSITIAQFASAGTASTPLDLCNTESTTLNLFDLLANEATGGTWTVTSGTPDAGAFNATSGTFDPLNHSAGSYSFTYTITNAPPCPNDSETITVNIFKQPNAGSDIALSVCNDAAGIINLAQLINAPDVGGVWTNTGNQVISGSFDALNASFNPINHPAGIYTFVYSLTSTAPCAPDEATVTVTIEALPTATVIGAFACNGISTDGPSMIDLDTLVTMGADPNGVWTAITPGAPVVPFGNPLVDFNGINPGNYTYQYCTGNAVSPCQNQCYTATIVVQNCDCPIVATLPILPVCTDFISIDLMNYVASNADPGSWSLGLVPVGSTVSIDISGLLTGNNTPAGNYEVIYTLTTPIPGCPDASSQVFDVVEPPNAGNNNTATLCNNSNMAFDLNTLLGGADAGGSWALISGVVLPGSFDAASGQLNPLGQIAGSIIFSYTVSGGGICPDATATVTINITPAPDAGVGGSTTACNNDATPIDLTTLVTGYTPGGTWVSGSSFTPQGQAAGIYTFDYVLNDPNCGNDIATVTVEVFAQPQATVTNTATICNAVADGSVLNFNALVTAGATNGTWTAVTPGAPAVAGGTADFDGLTPGTYNYTYTLTGTAPCSNVTYAVAVIVENCACPSPTTSTPQHLCNDAATLDLSTLTLPTTDPGAWSIESQPGGGTASLVGNNFAATGSAAGNYVVRYTLVPPPLDPNCPPLPNKPLPLIPRQIPHQWLNHRL